One genomic segment of Mesoterricola silvestris includes these proteins:
- the oraE gene encoding D-ornithine 4,5-aminomutase subunit OraE — MSLEPNAKLDIENILEGLEGYHPPRKGWTWRDVPTEGVNMGPFHFRDMSAPLKNSIGLPASKYFDHIDPQPSCVVTTEIASGRFEDDIRRMRMAAWHGADHIMVIRTTGQSHIDGLLEGTPEGIGGVPITRKQIRASRKACDLIEEEVGRPINFHSYVSGVAGPEVAVLFAEEGINGAHQDPQYNVLYRNVNMYRSFVDAAEAKAVMAGAGIFQIDGAHNANATAKAGWLVMPELMVQHGINCAFSVAAGMDRSLIGLSTVPPNSPPAPKLWYDLPYAVALRDFFSEFKMRAQQNTRYIEADIEEAVRTHTVDTLISMLTRADIQSTITPDEGRNVPWHYNNIRGVQTVKQTWAALDGIKELLTLNHEGPLGGMVRDLKERAVAFLEEVVEQGGYFAAVEQGFFVDSAKYPDRNGDGIARDGKGGVGAGSLVPRDPDYFAPVCSHFGHNHVPAGLDKACAPIRGCTLCVPEKIVYIDELDPEDSCDRRLEQTRPYRKGGLIRPEAEWAGDGTVLIQLFVPENEDIAPVYAVEMARKMGLADPEVINTMVLHPSEGCFVEVKGKVAFDIERSSLKIPEKEIILPEEVLRAAVKATGLRVVAGTVGEDEHSVGLREILDIKHGGIEKYGVKYTYLGTSVPIGKLVDAAIETGAQAILISTIISHNDVHRAQMRKLAELCREKGIRDRIVLIAGGTQVNRDMAAETGLDATFGRGTKGIHVVNAMVKVLRARGVV; from the coding sequence ATGAGCCTCGAACCCAACGCCAAGCTGGACATCGAGAACATCCTGGAAGGGCTGGAGGGCTACCACCCCCCCCGCAAGGGCTGGACCTGGCGCGACGTGCCCACCGAGGGCGTCAACATGGGCCCCTTCCACTTCCGGGACATGTCCGCGCCCCTGAAGAACTCCATCGGCCTGCCCGCGTCCAAGTACTTCGACCACATCGACCCCCAGCCCTCCTGCGTCGTCACCACGGAGATCGCCTCCGGGCGCTTCGAGGACGACATCCGGCGCATGCGCATGGCGGCCTGGCACGGGGCGGACCACATCATGGTCATCCGCACCACCGGCCAGAGCCACATCGACGGCCTCCTGGAAGGCACCCCCGAAGGCATCGGCGGGGTACCCATCACCCGCAAGCAGATCCGCGCCAGCCGCAAGGCCTGCGACCTCATCGAGGAGGAGGTGGGCCGGCCCATCAACTTCCACTCCTACGTCTCCGGCGTGGCGGGCCCCGAAGTGGCCGTGCTCTTCGCGGAGGAGGGCATCAACGGCGCCCACCAGGATCCCCAGTACAACGTCCTCTACCGCAACGTGAACATGTACCGCTCCTTCGTGGACGCCGCCGAGGCCAAGGCCGTCATGGCGGGCGCGGGCATCTTCCAGATCGACGGCGCCCACAACGCCAACGCCACCGCCAAGGCGGGCTGGCTGGTCATGCCCGAGCTCATGGTTCAGCACGGCATCAACTGCGCCTTCTCCGTGGCCGCGGGCATGGACCGCAGCCTCATCGGCCTCTCCACCGTGCCCCCCAATTCCCCCCCGGCCCCCAAGCTCTGGTACGACCTGCCCTACGCCGTGGCCCTGCGGGACTTCTTCAGCGAATTCAAGATGCGGGCCCAGCAGAACACCCGCTACATCGAGGCCGACATCGAGGAGGCGGTGCGCACCCACACGGTGGACACCCTCATCTCCATGCTCACCCGCGCCGACATCCAGTCCACCATCACGCCCGACGAGGGCCGCAACGTGCCCTGGCACTACAACAACATCCGCGGCGTCCAGACAGTCAAGCAGACATGGGCCGCCCTGGACGGCATCAAGGAGCTCCTCACCCTCAACCACGAGGGCCCCCTGGGCGGCATGGTGCGCGACCTCAAGGAGCGCGCCGTGGCCTTCCTGGAGGAGGTGGTGGAACAGGGCGGCTATTTCGCGGCCGTGGAGCAGGGCTTCTTCGTGGATTCCGCCAAGTACCCCGACCGCAACGGCGACGGCATCGCCCGGGACGGCAAGGGCGGCGTGGGCGCGGGCTCCCTGGTCCCCCGGGATCCCGACTACTTCGCCCCCGTGTGCAGTCATTTCGGCCACAACCACGTGCCCGCGGGCCTGGACAAGGCCTGCGCCCCCATCCGGGGCTGCACCCTCTGCGTGCCGGAGAAGATCGTCTACATCGACGAGCTGGACCCCGAGGATTCCTGCGACCGCCGCCTGGAGCAGACCCGCCCCTACCGCAAGGGCGGCCTCATCCGGCCCGAGGCCGAGTGGGCCGGGGACGGCACGGTGCTCATCCAGCTCTTCGTGCCCGAGAACGAGGACATCGCCCCGGTGTACGCCGTGGAGATGGCCCGGAAGATGGGCCTGGCCGACCCCGAGGTGATCAACACCATGGTCCTGCACCCCTCCGAAGGCTGCTTCGTGGAGGTCAAGGGCAAGGTGGCCTTCGACATCGAGCGGAGCTCCCTCAAGATCCCCGAGAAGGAGATCATCCTCCCCGAGGAGGTGCTGCGCGCGGCCGTGAAGGCCACGGGCCTGCGGGTCGTCGCCGGCACCGTGGGCGAGGACGAGCACAGCGTCGGCCTCCGGGAGATCCTGGACATCAAGCACGGCGGCATCGAGAAGTACGGCGTGAAGTACACCTACCTGGGCACCTCGGTGCCCATCGGCAAGCTGGTGGACGCCGCCATCGAGACCGGGGCCCAGGCCATCCTCATCTCCACCATCATCAGCCACAACGACGTGCACCGCGCCCAGATGCGCAAGCTGGCCGAGCTGTGCCGGGAGAAGGGCATCCGGGACCGCATCGTGCTCATCGCCGGCGGCACCCAGGTGAACCGCGACATGGCCGCCGAGACGGGCCTGGACGCCACCTTCGGGCGCGGCACCAAGGGCATCCACGTGGTGAACGCCATGGTCAAGGTGCTCCGGGCCCGGGGCGTGGTGTAG
- the oraS gene encoding D-ornithine 4,5-aminomutase subunit OraS — MTDETQARHDRFARRQAELARLSDAQLKERFWQLCNQVVEPIVELARTHTSPSIERSVLLRMGVDSVSSHGVVDRIFEAGLLPKGAGNVLLKVSERTGKDVRGAAAAILENADVLKGLFKGVNA; from the coding sequence ATGACCGACGAGACCCAGGCCCGGCACGACCGGTTCGCCCGACGCCAGGCCGAACTGGCCCGGCTCAGCGACGCCCAGCTCAAGGAACGCTTCTGGCAGCTCTGCAACCAGGTGGTGGAACCCATCGTGGAGCTGGCCCGCACCCACACGAGCCCCTCCATCGAGCGCTCCGTGCTCCTGCGCATGGGGGTGGACAGCGTCAGCTCCCACGGCGTGGTGGACCGGATCTTCGAGGCCGGGCTCCTGCCCAAGGGCGCGGGCAACGTCCTGCTGAAGGTCTCGGAGCGCACGGGAAAGGACGTGCGCGGCGCCGCCGCGGCGATCCTGGAGAACGCGGACGTCCTCAAGGGCCTCTTCAAGGGGGTGAACGCATGA
- the ortB gene encoding 2-amino-4-oxopentanoate thiolase subunit OrtB — protein sequence MKDMSYQAVMGRRNEIMKASLGIDFSDYIQSPIAFDYERMMRETGYGLEDIVRIQAETKVGNTPLFELTRLTEAVREFAGPGKGARILVKDEAANAGGSFKARRAAISAFEAKKRGYAGLVAATSGNYGAAVASQAAMRCLKCIIVQEVFDSRGVGQPEILEKSRACEAYGAEVQRLSVGPELFFQLLLTLETTGFFNASLYTPFGIKGVETLGVEVAEQVRARYGKDPDAVVITHAGGGNLTGTARGLLSAGCDNTRIVACSVDLGGLHMASDTDFNRKSFTTGHTGFGVPFATWPDRVDVPRNAARSLRYMDEYQLVTQGEVFYVTELLAKLEGLERGPAGNTSLTAAVTLARNLDRDQIVVVQETEYTGAGKHHNRQLSFARENGIEVRVGDPRENVPGKAIVIPERLDQVRGSVQDMDKLRLSYLRNAAKALPVAQWSDADRAFLAADIKKDLDWVASAAAHI from the coding sequence GAGATCATGAAGGCCAGCCTGGGCATCGATTTCTCGGACTACATCCAGAGCCCCATCGCCTTCGACTACGAGCGCATGATGCGCGAGACGGGGTACGGCCTGGAGGACATCGTCCGCATCCAGGCGGAGACCAAGGTGGGGAACACCCCTCTGTTCGAGCTGACGCGGCTCACCGAGGCGGTGCGGGAATTCGCGGGGCCCGGCAAGGGGGCCCGCATCCTCGTCAAGGACGAGGCGGCCAACGCCGGGGGGTCCTTCAAGGCCCGGCGCGCGGCCATCAGCGCCTTCGAGGCGAAAAAGCGCGGCTACGCGGGGCTCGTGGCGGCCACCTCGGGGAACTACGGCGCCGCCGTGGCCTCCCAGGCGGCCATGCGCTGCCTGAAGTGCATCATCGTCCAGGAGGTCTTCGACAGCCGCGGCGTGGGCCAGCCGGAGATCCTGGAGAAGAGCCGGGCCTGCGAGGCCTACGGGGCGGAGGTGCAGCGGCTTTCCGTGGGGCCCGAGCTGTTCTTCCAGCTGCTGCTCACCCTGGAAACCACGGGCTTCTTCAATGCCAGCCTCTACACCCCCTTCGGCATCAAGGGCGTGGAGACCCTGGGCGTGGAGGTGGCGGAACAGGTGCGGGCCCGCTACGGCAAGGATCCCGACGCGGTGGTCATCACCCACGCGGGCGGAGGCAACCTCACGGGCACCGCCCGGGGGCTCCTCTCCGCCGGCTGCGACAACACTCGCATCGTGGCCTGTTCCGTGGACCTGGGGGGCCTGCACATGGCCTCCGACACCGACTTCAACCGCAAGTCCTTCACCACGGGGCACACGGGCTTCGGCGTGCCCTTCGCCACCTGGCCGGACCGCGTGGACGTGCCCCGCAACGCCGCCCGCAGCCTGCGCTACATGGACGAGTACCAGCTGGTCACCCAGGGCGAGGTGTTCTACGTCACCGAGCTCCTGGCCAAGCTGGAGGGCCTGGAGCGGGGCCCGGCGGGCAACACCAGCCTCACCGCGGCCGTGACCCTGGCCCGCAACCTGGACCGGGACCAGATCGTGGTGGTGCAGGAGACGGAGTACACCGGCGCCGGCAAGCACCACAACCGCCAGCTCTCCTTCGCCCGGGAGAACGGCATCGAGGTGCGCGTGGGGGACCCGAGGGAGAACGTCCCCGGCAAGGCCATCGTCATCCCCGAGCGCCTGGACCAGGTGCGGGGCAGCGTCCAGGACATGGACAAGCTGCGCCTCTCCTACCTGCGCAACGCCGCCAAGGCCCTCCCCGTCGCCCAGTGGAGCGACGCCGACCGGGCCTTCCTGGCCGCCGACATCAAGAAGGACCTCGACTGGGTGGCCTCGGCCGCCGCGCACATCTGA